The genomic DNA CACCAGCTTCTTCGAAAATCATGATTAAAGAACCCGTAGAAACTGAATCACCTTCAGCCACTTTGATTTCTTTAACAATACCCGCTTGAGATGCAGGAACTTCCATTGAAGCCTTGTCGCCTTCAACAGTGATCAGTGACTGCTCTTCTTCAACTTTGTCGCCAACGTTAACTAGAATCTCAGTTACTTCAACCTCATCAGCACCGATATCGGGTACATTAATTTCGATTGTCATTGTTTTTTTCCTTACTAAATGGAAGTCTTATGCAAATTGCGGGTTAGTTTTTTCAGTGTCGATATTGAATTTAGCAATGGCTTCAACCACGACAGACTTATCAACATCACCACGCTTAGCCAGTTCACTCAATGCAGCAACAACTACGTAGCCAGCATTAACTTCGAAGTGACGACGTAGGTTGTCACGGCTATCAGAACGACCGAAACCATCAGTACCCAGTACTTTATATGACTCAGCAGGAACGTAAGCACGTACTTGCTCAGCGTAGTTCTTCATGTAATCCGTAGCTGCGATTGCAGGCGCATCACTTAGAACCGTTGTAATGTAAGGTACTTTCGCTTCCGCTTCAGGGTGAAGCATGTTGTCACGCTCAATGTTTTGACCATCACGAGTCAATTCATTGAAAGAAGTCACAGAGAATACATCTGACGCTACGCCATACTCTGCACTTAGGATTTCAGCGGCTTTACGAACTTCGTTCATAATTGTGCCTGAGCTCAATAGTTGAACTTTACCTTTCGCGCCTTCATGAGACTCTAGCTTGTAAATACCTTTACGAATGCCTTCTTCAGCGCCTTCTGGCATTGCTGGCATTGCGTAGTTTTCGTTCATTACGGTTAGGTAGTAGTAAACATTCTCTTGCTCAGGACCGTACATGCGACGAATACCGTCTTGCATGATAACCGCTAGCTCATAAGCGAATGTTGGGTCATAAGAAACACAGTTAGGAATGATGTTCGCTTGAATGTGCGAATGACCATCTTCGTGCTGTAGACCTTCACCGTTAAGTGTTGTACGACCGGCTGTAGCACCCAGTAGGAAGCCACGAGCTTGTTGGTCACCTGCTAACCATGCCATGTCACCAATACGTTGGAAACCAAACATTGAGTAGTAGATGTAGAATGGGATCATTGGCAGGTTGTTGGTGCTGTATGACGTTGCAGCAGCAACCCAAGACGCCATTGAACCGAGTTCGTTGATACCTTCTTGAAGAACTTGACCAGACGTTGCTTCTTTGTAATAAGAAACGATGCCTTTATCTTCAGGTGTGTACTCTTGGCCGTGTGGGTTGTAAATACCGATTTGACGGAATAGACCTTCCATACCAAATGTACGCGCTTCATCACAGATGATTGGCACAATGTTCTTACCGATATTTTTGTTTTTCAACAAAATGTTCAAAGTACGAACGTAAGCCATTGTTGTTGAGATTTCACGCTTTTGAGCACCCAGTAGAGGAGCAAACTCTTCCAGTTCTGGTACTTTAAATTCTTGAGTGAATTTAGGCAGACGCGCTGGAGTGTAACCATGTAGAGCGTTACGACGAGCATGCATGTATTCATACTCAGGCGTGCCTTCTTCTAGTTTCAAGTAAGGCAGTTCGCTGACTTTCTCGTCAGAAAGAATGTCTTGCAGGCCTAGACGGTCACGAAGATGTTGAACATGAGTCATGTCCATTTTCTTCACGCCGTGGGCAATGTTTTTACCTTCAGCCGCATCACCCATGCCGTAACCTTTAACGGTTTTAGCTAGGATTACTGTCGGCTTGCCACCGGTTTCTTTTGCATTGTTAAACGCTGCAAACAGTTTAGATGAATCATGACCACCACGCTTAAGAGCGAAGATTTCGTCATCAGTCATATCGGCAACAAGTGCTGCTGTTTCAGGGTATTTACCAAAGAAGTGCTCACGTACATAGGCGCCATCTTTAGATTTGAATGTTTGGTAGTCGCCATCGATAGTTTCGTTCATTAGTTGAAGAAGCTTACCAGTGGTGTCTTTTGCTAGTAGTGAATCCCAGTTGCTACCCCAGATAACTTTAACAACGTTCCAACCTGCGCCTTTAAATAGGCCTTCAAGTTCTTGAATGATGCTACCGTTACCCATTACAGGGCCATCTAGACGCTGCAAGTTACAGTTGATTAGGAAACATAGGTTGTCCAGTTTTTCACGAGCAGCAAAAGAGATTGCACCGCGTGATTCTGGCTCATCCATCTCACCGTCACCTAGGAAAGCGTATACGCGTTGTGCTGACGTTTCTTTCAGACCGCGACCTTCAAGGTATTTAAGGAAACGTGCTTGATAAATAGCAGAGATAGGACCTAGACCCATAGAAACGGTTGGGAACTGCCAGAATTCAGGCATCAACTTAGGGTGTGGGTAAGAAGGGATACCTTTACCGTCTACTTCTTGACGGAAGTTATCGAGTTGCTCTTCAGTTAAGCGACCTTCAACGAATGCGCGAGAGTAGATTCCTGGAGAAATATGACCTTGATAATAAACCAGATCGCCACCGTCCGTCTCATTTGGAGCGCGGAAGAAGTGGTTGAAACAGACTTCGTAGAATGCGGCTGCAGACTGGTAAGAAGCCATGTGACCACCAAGGTCTAGGTCTTTCTTAGAAGCACGCAATACAATCATGATTGCGTTCCAACGAATGATTGAGCGAATACGACGCTCAAGTGTTACATCACCAGGGTAAGCAGGCTCTTGCGCTGCTGGAATGGTATTGATGTAATTTGTGTTAATGCCAGTTGGCATGTCAACACCGTCTAAACGCGCCTTATCTAGAACTTGTTCTAGTAAGAATTGTGCACGTTCTACACCTTCTTCACGTACTACTGACTCAAGGGCTTCTAACCAATCTTGAGTTTCCAGAGCATCAACGTCATGCTTCTTATCAGACATTGCGAACTATCCTTTTTTATTAAGTTAGGTCAACTACTAGGGTGTTATACCCTAAGCAAAAGCTTACTGTTTATTCTGTTGAATTCGACGTAATGAACGAGCTCTTCTATCTTGCTCTTGCGTCAAACTCGACAATGTTTCATCTATAAATGCTAAATGAGTTTCCGACATTTCACGGGCTCGGTGTGGCTCTCTCGATGTAATGGCCTCAACGATATCCGCTCTGTGCTCATTTAGCTTTTGTATTACGTCTTCACGGCTGTGTAGCAGCATCAAATTTTGTGACACATTCTTTTGCAGCAGTGGAGATAAGCTACGAACAATGTGCAGCAATACAACATTGTGTGACGCCTCAGCAATAGCAATCAAAAATTCCATGATCGCTTCGGCTTCACTTTCAACATCGCCACTATCCACCGTGACACTCATTGCTTTTTGGCATTGAGTAATACGCTGAAAATCTTCTTTTGTTCCTCTTAACGCTGCAAAATAGGCTGAAATCCCCTCAAGGGCATGTCGCGTTTCAAGTAAATCTCTTTGCGTATCAGCATGATTCGCAAGCAGGTTCAAAAGAGGATCGGCTAAATTAGAAGACAAACTCTCACAAACAAAAGTTCCCCCACCTTGACGACGAGTTAGCAATCCTTTGGCTTCTAACCTTTGGATTGCCTCACGTACAGACGGCCGAGAAACATCAAACTGCTTAGCTAATTCTCTCTCTGCCGGTAATTTTTGGCCTGGAGATAAGATCCCATCCAAAATCAATATTTCCAACTCTCTTTCTATCACATCGGATAATTTAGGTTGGCGAATGCTTTGAAAAGAAACTTTTTGCATCTAAATCTCTGCTTCCTGCTCGGTGTAAATTGGTATTACCAATTTGAACTTGATGCGAAACTTAACATATGAAATCAATTTTTGTCTAGAAAAACTTGATTTAAATCATAAAACAAGGAGGTTGATAACATATTCTGGCTAAAAAAACGGCGTTTTGTAGGTGGATTGTTAAAAGATGTGTGCAGACACTCTCTCATCTACCCCTGACAATTTGTATGACAAATATATCGGGTATGCTCTATTTTGCAATCATCTTATGATATTTAGACCAATTAAAAGATAAACCGGGGTCGGTTTTACGTAGCGGGGCAATGTATTGATGGCCGGTAATACGCAACGGAGTTAACTGAGTGTATGTGCTAAGTAAATAGCGGGTCAGTTCGGCTAAGGCTAGATATTGAGCTTCGCTATAAGCGAGGCTATCGGTTCCCTCAAGCTCTATGCCAATGGAATAATCGTTGCACTTTTCTCTGCCAGCGAAACAAGATACGCCCGCATGCCAAGCGCGTTTTGCAAAAGGAACAAACTGCACCACTTCCCCATCACGCTTAATGAGACAATGAGCCGATACTCTCATGGCGCTGATACGCTCAAAAAAAGGATGAGCACTTGCCTGCAACTGACCTTGAAAGAAAGCCTCTATATTATTTTGCGTAAAATCCCCTGGTGGTAAAGAGATATTATGGATGACTAATAACGATATATCACTAGGATCAGGTCTGTCATCACAGTGAGGTGAGGGAACAACTTTGGCTAGTGAATACCATGATGATGAAGACATTTTTCTTACCTATGATCAATTATTGCTGAATTATAATTCAAGCCAGAGTATCATTCAGCACAAATCAAGTTTAGACAATATAGTGAAAGTTTTGGATATGACAAATACCCACGACAGCGACGCTCGTTTAGCGTACCTAAAGCAGCAATTACCCTATGAGGTTTCTCGCGCCGTAGAGGACACTCTTAAAGAAGATCTTGGTGGCACACTAGATGCATCGGTCGATATCACCGCTAATTTAATCGCAGAGGACACCCAGGGAACCGCAACCATCATCACCCGTGAACACGGCGTGTTTTGTGGACAAATGTGGGCAGATGAAGTGTTTAAACAGTTAGGTAGACAAGTCACTATAAAGTGGCATGTGCAAGACGGTGATACCGTTGAACCAAACCAAACACTATGCACATTAACAGGCTCTGCGCGCACTCTCCTTACCGGTGAACGTAATGCGATGAACTTCATCCAAACGTTATCAGGTTGCGCCACTGTGGTTGCTGAGTATGTCAGCAAAATTGACGGCACTGGCTGTAAGTTGCTTGATACTCGTAAAACTATCCCATGCTTACGTAGTGCCCTAAAGTATGCCGTTGCCTGTGGTGGTGGCTTTAATCACCGCATTGGGGTATTTGATGCTTATCTCATTAAAGAGAATCACATTATTGCTTGTGGTGGTATTGAACGCGCCATTTCTACGGCAAAGGCACTCTCTCCAGGTAAACCGGTTGAAGTAGAAACCGAAAGCATTGATGAACTGCGCAAAGCCATTGAGGCTGGTGCTGATATCATCATGTTAGATAACTTCACTCTAGATATGATGAGAGAGGCAGTCGCAATTAATAACGGTCGCGCGGTACTGGAAAACTCTGGTAACGTCACCTTAGAAACGATTCGCCCAATGGCGGAAACTGGGGTGGATTTTATCTCCGTCGGCGCCTTAACTAAGCACCTTAAAGCCTTAGACTTATCTATGCGCTTTAAGTAAGCACTTAGCACGAAATAACTCGGCCAGCATTGCTGGCCTTTTTTTTGTCTCATTAAAAATATCATTACTAATCACACTAAGTAAGTGATCAGAAATAGCGCAGGAAAAATGATCGAAAACAATGCTCGAAAACAAGGCGGGATTTTTCGATAAGTCGTTATTCTACAATCAAACACTCTAACGCAGTTATCGAGTTTTTTAACACGCTAGAATGACCCGTTATTTAGTACGATGAGTATAAGTATGAGAAAGTGTTTGAGCTAATGCTGAGTGCGTCGCGCTATGTATGCCTGTTTCTTTCATCTTTTATTTATGCGGTGCGATCCGGTTGCCAAGCCACTGACTCAAGACTTCTCTTTCCCTCTACAACGTCTAGTTTTACTGCCACCAGCAATCACTCGCAAAGGCAATAAACCACTATGAAACACTCAACAAAAGGCTTTACCTTAATCGAATTAATGATCGTTGTAGCCATCATTGGCGTGCTCTCCGCCATTGCTGTACCCATGTATAAAGACTATATAAAAAAATCCGAATTAGCTTCTGCCACCTCAACCTTACGAGGATTGTTAACCAAAGCGGAGTTATTTTATTTAGATAATGGCTCTTTCCCTAGTAACTTAAGTGATATTAATACCGTCTCCAGTGCGGCGGGAACACTTGGAGAAATTGCGATTAGTGGAGACAGCCTGCAATTTAACTTTGATAGCTCTGGTAGTTCGTTAAATGGAGCTTCCATTTCCTTTACTCGTGATGTTGATAACGGTTGGAGTTGTACTGTGAGTGGCGCAGTTGGCATCGATCCCCCTAAAGGTTGTCAGTGAGTCTCCTCTAATGAGCCACCCACTTCTGGCCTCCTTAGTGCCTACTTTGCTGTCGAAAACGACAGCAGAGCAACTTTTACAGACGGACAGTCTATCCACCGAGCAATTATTATGTCGCGTCTCTCAGCTAAGCGAGTGCCCACTTCCTCACATAGCTGAGGTGCTCGCCCTTAATCATCAACTCAGCTATCTCTCCACCCCTTGGCAACAGTGCCATGTTGCAAAAGTGATGGCCATTATCAAAGAGCTGCACCTAGAGCACTGGGTAGTCGAGCACCCTATTTTACCCATAAGCTTGCAACATCAGCCTCAGCAGTTGCAATTAGTCAGCTATGATCCTAGCCTGAAATCCGTTGCCTTAGAGTTGCAATTTCATCACAACCTCACCACGCAACTCATGCTCACCGACCTTGAGCAGTTTCAATCCTTTTATCAGCAAATATTAAACCTGTTACGAAGTGAGTCTCTCACTACTAACGCCTTAAATCTTCTGCCAGAAATCATGCAGCAAAGCCTACAAAGTGAGGCGTCAGATATTCATATTGAAGCCGAACGAGATAGCGCCCGTGTACGCATGCGCTGTGATGGTTTACTGGTCACTTTACTGACCATTTCGCTTGCTGAGGTTAAAGCTCTGATAAGCCAAATAAAAATTAATGCGGATCTTGATATAGCCGAGCAACGCCTGCCACAAGACGGCCGCATGAAATACCCAGTGTCAGACGATAAAGAGATCGAGTTACGAGTCTCTACCCTCCCAACTTTGTGGGGAGAGAAAATGGTGATGCGATTGGCTAAAGAACAGCAGGCTCTACCGCAACTGAGCGAGTTAGGTTTACAACAAGCTCAACTTCATTGCCTGCGGCAAGCGTTACATCAACCCCAAGGGTTAATCCTAGTTACTGGCCCTACGGGCAGTGGTAAAACCATTACTCTCTACTCATGCCTTAATCAACTCACCTGTGACACCATTAATATCTGCACAGTAGAAGATCCCGTTGAAATTCATTTGCCTGGATTGAATCAGATACAAATTAATGCCGGCATAGGGCTCAGTTTTGCTAAAAGTTTACGTGCTCTATTACGCCAAGATCCTGATGTGATTATGTTAGGAGAGATCCGAGATAAAGAGACGGCACAAATGGCCATTCAAGCTGCGCAAACGGGGCACTTGGTTCTATCCACTTTGCATACTAATTCGGCTTTTGATGCTTTAGAGCGTCTCTATCAATTAGGTATTGAACAGACGGATCTGCAAAGCAGTTTGCGTCTTGTGCTGGCTCAACGTTTATTAAGAAAAACATGCCCGCACTGCCAGCAACAACCGATAAAGCAAGCTTGCTATCAATGCCATAACGGCTATAAAGGAAGAGTTGGGGTTTTTGAGCTATTGCCTGTCAACCGAGACCTGCTACACCAAGCTAAACAACCGACTTACAGCCGCCAACAAATACAAGATTTCCTAATAGACAAACACGATCTACGCCTTGCGGCAAGCAGCCTATTGCAAAACAAAATCACCACCCTTGATGAGGTGCAACGAGTACTAGGTTATGAATAAACTTCGTTTGTACTATTGGCTTGGAGTGCAACACTCTGGACAAAAAACAACAGGCCGTACACTGGCCTACTCATCGGAGCAACTTGGCAGAGTGTTGCAGTTAAAAGAGATACGCCTTCTCAAGTTCGTCCCTAAACCCGTTCCATCATTAATGAGTGTTAAGCACAGTGTGCGCACACTCCATATTACTGTTTTTACTCAGCAGCTAGCTTTAATGCTTGATTCAGGGTTGCCCATTGCCGTGGCGATGACACAGTTACAACAAGGCAACCCACGCCAAGGGATCACCGCCCTTATGGAAGAGATCAGCTTTCAAGTTCAGCAAGGTAAATCGTTATCATCGGTCATGCACGATTTTACCTATTTTGACCCTCTGTATTTGCAATTTGTGCGGGTTGGCGAAGCAAACGGCGATCTGGCTAAGGCTCTAAACTTCTGTGCGCAACATAGAGAGAAAAACAGCAAACTGCTTAAGCAGGTAAAATCTGCCATGATCTACCCTGTCTCTGTCATCATTATTGCCGGTATAGTTATGGCGGTGATGCTGATTTTTGTCATTCCGCAGTTCTCTAGTCTGTTTAGCAGTTTTGGAGCAAACCTCCCTGCCATCACCCAGTTCACCCTCGATGCCTCTTTACTCTTACAGCGCTATGCGGGACATATTCTGCTGACAATAGTTGCCGTTGTAGCGGCCTTTCGCCTCGCCCTAAAGTCTGCTTCTTTTCGTTATCAAGTCTCGCGAAAAGTGTTGGCTACTCCCATACTAGGCTCATGTATTTTATCTGGCGAACTGGCCCGTTTTAATTTGCTACTGAGTAATGGCATTCAAGCGGGCCTCCCCCTTGTTTTATGCTTAGATAATGCCACTGCGGCGGTCAATAACACTTATTTAAAAACGCAATTAGCTCATATTAATCCACAAATTCGTCAAGGTAGTACTTTGTACTCTGCGCTAAAACGCATCTCGTGTATTCCCTCCTTAATGCTAAAAATGCTTAGCATTGGCGAAGTCACTGGGACACTGGCAATAATTACCGACAAACTCGCCACGCAATTTGAACTAGAGGTCGATGAAGCTACCGAGAAACTGGGGCAATGCATTGAGCCGATAATGATCGTTTTTCTAGGATTGCTGGTAGGAGGGTTGGTTTTATCTATGTATTTGCCTATTTTTACTCTGATGAGCGAGGTTGGTTAGCCATATCACTAGGATTAAGATAAACATGCGTACCAAGTTGCGATAACATAACAGAACCATCATCCTTAATTGTGGGCGCAGAATGCTCGATTTTTATTTTACATATTATCCAATGCTGTTTCCGATATTGGTCACCATACTTGGATTGATCATTGGTAGCTTTCTCAACGTGGTCATTTATCGCCTTCCTGTCATCATGGAAAGAGAATGGCAAAAAGAGTTTGCTGAAGCCTACCCTGAGTTAAAATTAAATGTCCCTACCGATGTTTTTAATCTCAGCCTGCCTCGTTCTCGCTGCCCTAAATGTCAAACACAAATCAAAGCAATAGATAACATCCCGGTTTTAGGCTGGCTTAATTTACGAGGCCGTTGCCGAAGCTGTAGCTGTAAAATCAGCCCCAGATACCCACTTATCGAACTGCTATCAGGCACCTTGTGTTTAGTGATAGCCCTCTATTTTCAGCCGGGTCTCTACGCCATAGCACTACTTGGCTTTACTTGGGTACTGTTGTGCGCCACCTTCATAGATCTCGACACTATGTTGTTACCAGACAGTTTAACCTTACCTCTTATGTGGGCAGGCTTGGCTTTGTCTGTACTTGGTATTAGCCCTATCTCACTGCAAGATGCCATCATAGGCGCCATGGCAGGTTACCTCTCTTTGTGGAGCGTCTATTGGTTGTTCAAATTGCTTACTGGCAAAGAAGGAATGGGCTATGGCGACTTTAAATTATTGGCCGCACTGGGTGCTTGGCTTGGCTGGCAATCATTACCATTAATTATTTTATTATCATCCCTAGTCGGTCTAGTCTTTGGGGTGATACAGCTAAGACTAAAAAAACAAGGCATTGAAAAGGCCTTTCCCTTTGGCCCTTATTTAGCCATCGCAGGTTGGGTGTACCTTATTGTCGGCAATGATATTGTGCGCTGGTATTTAAGTCGCTATATCGGAGGCTACTAATGACACTGATTATCGGCCTCACCGGAGGTATTGGTAGCGGAAAAACTACCGTAGCCAATCATTTTCATGACAATTACCACATTGATATCGTAGATGCTGATCTGGTTGCAAGAGAAGTGGTTGCAGTGGGTAGTCTTGGGCTAAAGGCCATCGCCGATAAATTTGGGGCGGGGGTTTTACACAATGACGGAACGCTGAACCGAGTCACTCTACGAGAGTTGCTGTTTGCCGACAGCAGTAATAAACAGTGGATTGATAACTTGTTGCATCCAATGATACGCCAAAGAATGCAACAGCAACTCACACAAGTGCGTTCTCCCTACTGTCTGCTGGTGATTCCTCTTATGGTGGAAAATAATCTGCAGTCTATGGCTGACCGAGTCTTAGTCGTCGATGTTTCTCCTACGACGCAGATCGAGCGGACCTTACACAGGGATGGCGTATCGGAAAATCAGGTGCGAGCCATACTTAAAGTGCAAGCAAGTCGAGAACAAAGGCTCGCTATTGCCGATGATATTATTAGCAATGATGATGAAAGTCAGGATTTAGAAGAAAAAATTGCTCACTTACATCGTAAATATCTAGCTTTATGCGACTGATTTCTGGGAGAATAACCAATATGTCTAAAGCCGGATTCATTACATGATAACCCAAAGATATGAACACCCACTGAATGAAAAAACCAGAACCTATCTGCGTATCGAAAGTCTGATTCGTCAGGCGCAGCACTGTGCAACCTTTTCCGATACCCAGCACTATCAAGTTCTTTTTCGTTCATTGTTCGATCTTTTAGATATCTTCGACCAAATTCAGCTCAAACCTGAATTACTAAAAGATCTCGATAAACTAAAGCTGACATACCGCCATTGGCTTAATGTTCCTGGAGTGGACCAAAAACGCTTACAAGGACTGTTAAATGAGATCGCTTTAGTGCATACCGAGGTACTGAAAGCGCAACGGTTCGGTACTAAACTCAAAGAAGATAACTTCCTATCATCGATTCGACAGCGCTTTAACTTGCCCGGTGGAGCCTGTTGCTTTGATCTTCCGGCTTTACATTACTGGCTACATCAGCCACTAGAGAAGCGCATGTCCCATGCGCAGCAATGGCTTACCTCTCTTGCACCACTCAATCACGCCTTGCAACAGTGGCTCAACCTCACCCGAAATTCAGCCCAGTTTACGCCTAAAATTGCCCGTAATGGCTTTTACCAAAGTGATGCCGACGAAGCTAACATACTCAGACTGCATTTTGCCCATGATTATGGCGTATATCCTATGGTTTCAGGACATAAGAACCGTTTTGCGATAAAATTCATTCACTTTGATAGTGGCCAAGCCAGTACTCAAGACATAGAATTTGAACTGGCTATTTGTAGCTAGTTATATCATTAAGAGAAAGAAACATGACTAAAGTTACCATAGTACCCTGCCCGACCTGTGGCGCAGATGTGGAGTGGGGAGAGCAAAGCCCTAACCGCCCTTTTTGTAGTAAGAAGTGTCAAATGATCGATTTTGGCGACTGGGCCGACGAAGAAAACTCAATCCCTGGTGCACCAGATATGTCAGACTCTGATGGCTGGTCAGAAGACCCGTATTAATTAAAGAAAGAGGGTCGTGATTCTGAGATGATCCTCTCAACCCCAGCATGCCACACCTCAAGCAAGCGCACCCTCTAAGAATCCAAGCCCCCCGAATACCTAGGCTTTTACTAATAATAATCCACCCATCACACCTATTTAGGGTCTTTTAGCGCAGGAAATTTGTGCCTTCGCAAGGAGGAGACGCGCAGTGTGCACTCGCACATGAGCATCGACGACGCCGCGAAGGTGCAAATTAACCAAAAACCAATATAAGGCTTTTACCAATCATTGACCCCACCCTCGCCTCTATTTTGGGTCTTTTAGCGCAGGAAATTTGTGCCTTCGCAAGGAGGAGACGCGCAATGTGCACTCGCACATGAGCATCGACGACGCCGCGAAGGTGCAAATTAACCAAAAACCAATATAAGGCTTTTACCAATCATTGACCCCACCCTCGCCTCTATTTTGGGTCTTTTAGCGCAGGAAATTTGTGCTTTCGCAAGGAGGAGACGCGCAGTGTGCATTCGCACATGAGCATCGACGACGCCGCGAGGTGCAAATTAACCAAAAACCAATATAAGGCTTTTACCAATCATTTACCCCACCCTCGCCTCTATTTTGGGTCTTTTAGCGCAGGAAATTTGTGCCTTCGCAAGGAGGAGACGCGCAGTGTGCACTCGTACATGAGCATCGACGACGCCGCGAAGGTGCAAATTAACCAGCTAAAAGCCCAAAATAAAAACGGGAGCCGTTAATGGCTCCCGTCCTTTATGAGAAATGCAGGTTGTGCATTACTTCTTAGCAAGTTTCTCTTTAATACGAGCTGACTTACCAGAACGCTCACGTAGGTAGTACAACTTGGCACGACGTACTGCACCACGGCGTTTAACTTCAATGCTATCAACCATTGGAGAGTGAGTTTGGAATGCACGCTCAACGCCTTCACCGTTCGAGATTTTACGAACTGTAAATGCAGAGTGTAGACCACGGTTACGAATAGCGATTACAACGCCTTCGAATGCCTGTAGACGCTCACGGTCGCCCTCTTTAACTTTAACTTGAACTACTACAGTGTCACCAGGTGCGAATGTAGGTAGGTCTTGTTTCATTTGCTCTTGCTCAAGAGCGTTGATGATATTACTCATGTTTCTATACCCTAGAATAAACTGAATCTAAATTTAATAGGTTACTTACTGTCTTTATTCGTGCATTTTTGTTCATTCACGAACTCGGCAAGTAATTTTTCCTGTTCGTCAGTCAGAGCTAGGTTTCCCAGCATCTCAGGCCTTCTTAGCCAAGTACGGCCTAGCGATTGTTTTAACCGCCAGCGACGAATGTCCTTGTGATTTCCAGATTTTAGTACCGCAGGTACCTCTTCTCCATCCAACACTTCAGGACGCGTATAG from Vibrio rarus includes the following:
- the aceE gene encoding pyruvate dehydrogenase (acetyl-transferring), homodimeric type encodes the protein MSDKKHDVDALETQDWLEALESVVREEGVERAQFLLEQVLDKARLDGVDMPTGINTNYINTIPAAQEPAYPGDVTLERRIRSIIRWNAIMIVLRASKKDLDLGGHMASYQSAAAFYEVCFNHFFRAPNETDGGDLVYYQGHISPGIYSRAFVEGRLTEEQLDNFRQEVDGKGIPSYPHPKLMPEFWQFPTVSMGLGPISAIYQARFLKYLEGRGLKETSAQRVYAFLGDGEMDEPESRGAISFAAREKLDNLCFLINCNLQRLDGPVMGNGSIIQELEGLFKGAGWNVVKVIWGSNWDSLLAKDTTGKLLQLMNETIDGDYQTFKSKDGAYVREHFFGKYPETAALVADMTDDEIFALKRGGHDSSKLFAAFNNAKETGGKPTVILAKTVKGYGMGDAAEGKNIAHGVKKMDMTHVQHLRDRLGLQDILSDEKVSELPYLKLEEGTPEYEYMHARRNALHGYTPARLPKFTQEFKVPELEEFAPLLGAQKREISTTMAYVRTLNILLKNKNIGKNIVPIICDEARTFGMEGLFRQIGIYNPHGQEYTPEDKGIVSYYKEATSGQVLQEGINELGSMASWVAAATSYSTNNLPMIPFYIYYSMFGFQRIGDMAWLAGDQQARGFLLGATAGRTTLNGEGLQHEDGHSHIQANIIPNCVSYDPTFAYELAVIMQDGIRRMYGPEQENVYYYLTVMNENYAMPAMPEGAEEGIRKGIYKLESHEGAKGKVQLLSSGTIMNEVRKAAEILSAEYGVASDVFSVTSFNELTRDGQNIERDNMLHPEAEAKVPYITTVLSDAPAIAATDYMKNYAEQVRAYVPAESYKVLGTDGFGRSDSRDNLRRHFEVNAGYVVVAALSELAKRGDVDKSVVVEAIAKFNIDTEKTNPQFA
- the pdhR gene encoding pyruvate dehydrogenase complex transcriptional repressor PdhR, with the protein product MQKVSFQSIRQPKLSDVIERELEILILDGILSPGQKLPAERELAKQFDVSRPSVREAIQRLEAKGLLTRRQGGGTFVCESLSSNLADPLLNLLANHADTQRDLLETRHALEGISAYFAALRGTKEDFQRITQCQKAMSVTVDSGDVESEAEAIMEFLIAIAEASHNVVLLHIVRSLSPLLQKNVSQNLMLLHSREDVIQKLNEHRADIVEAITSREPHRAREMSETHLAFIDETLSSLTQEQDRRARSLRRIQQNKQ
- the ampD gene encoding 1,6-anhydro-N-acetylmuramyl-L-alanine amidase AmpD, whose product is MSSSSWYSLAKVVPSPHCDDRPDPSDISLLVIHNISLPPGDFTQNNIEAFFQGQLQASAHPFFERISAMRVSAHCLIKRDGEVVQFVPFAKRAWHAGVSCFAGREKCNDYSIGIELEGTDSLAYSEAQYLALAELTRYLLSTYTQLTPLRITGHQYIAPLRKTDPGLSFNWSKYHKMIAK
- the nadC gene encoding carboxylating nicotinate-nucleotide diphosphorylase — protein: MTNTHDSDARLAYLKQQLPYEVSRAVEDTLKEDLGGTLDASVDITANLIAEDTQGTATIITREHGVFCGQMWADEVFKQLGRQVTIKWHVQDGDTVEPNQTLCTLTGSARTLLTGERNAMNFIQTLSGCATVVAEYVSKIDGTGCKLLDTRKTIPCLRSALKYAVACGGGFNHRIGVFDAYLIKENHIIACGGIERAISTAKALSPGKPVEVETESIDELRKAIEAGADIIMLDNFTLDMMREAVAINNGRAVLENSGNVTLETIRPMAETGVDFISVGALTKHLKALDLSMRFK
- a CDS encoding pilin, producing MKHSTKGFTLIELMIVVAIIGVLSAIAVPMYKDYIKKSELASATSTLRGLLTKAELFYLDNGSFPSNLSDINTVSSAAGTLGEIAISGDSLQFNFDSSGSSLNGASISFTRDVDNGWSCTVSGAVGIDPPKGCQ
- a CDS encoding GspE/PulE family protein, with product MSHPLLASLVPTLLSKTTAEQLLQTDSLSTEQLLCRVSQLSECPLPHIAEVLALNHQLSYLSTPWQQCHVAKVMAIIKELHLEHWVVEHPILPISLQHQPQQLQLVSYDPSLKSVALELQFHHNLTTQLMLTDLEQFQSFYQQILNLLRSESLTTNALNLLPEIMQQSLQSEASDIHIEAERDSARVRMRCDGLLVTLLTISLAEVKALISQIKINADLDIAEQRLPQDGRMKYPVSDDKEIELRVSTLPTLWGEKMVMRLAKEQQALPQLSELGLQQAQLHCLRQALHQPQGLILVTGPTGSGKTITLYSCLNQLTCDTINICTVEDPVEIHLPGLNQIQINAGIGLSFAKSLRALLRQDPDVIMLGEIRDKETAQMAIQAAQTGHLVLSTLHTNSAFDALERLYQLGIEQTDLQSSLRLVLAQRLLRKTCPHCQQQPIKQACYQCHNGYKGRVGVFELLPVNRDLLHQAKQPTYSRQQIQDFLIDKHDLRLAASSLLQNKITTLDEVQRVLGYE